A window from Ureaplasma parvum serovar 3 str. ATCC 27815 encodes these proteins:
- the gpmI gene encoding 2,3-bisphosphoglycerate-independent phosphoglycerate mutase encodes MKLNKKIGLIIIDGLGIGKEDNTNAVHLANPPTLNYLINNFPTLQISAAQQNIGLLENQAGNSEIGHLTIGAGRIILNDNANINNYMKSVDYESAVLSNIKNEIVHIVGMYSNGLVHSNYEHIHWIIKQIIKNNNQVVLHLISDGRDDYPYGFAQFIEQINALKKQYNIIVKSLSGRYFAMDRDQRWERTQKAFNAMFVKQDKICEKTFLEVAQSIANSYKSDEFVQPVVFNDDEKYNLKPHQKVILANYRSDRMRQLAHLLKPNKKFHYNNPFLVQDVNLITLVPFPDVDAIALFEKQNLNNTLGDVFNKHQIKEARIAETEKYAHISFFFDGGVNKYYSTKTQYLIPSQKVATYDLCPQMSAHLITKTIIDHYFDHDVFIVNYANPDMVGHSGNMQQTIEAILSVDHEIRKLYDFFEKNNGVLMITGDHGNAEMMLDDQKQVITSHSVNDVWFIITDNKVILNSTQKFSLANIAPTILEYLNIAQPIQMTATSMIKKICE; translated from the coding sequence ATGAAATTAAATAAAAAAATAGGTTTGATAATCATTGATGGATTAGGAATTGGAAAAGAAGATAATACTAATGCTGTTCATTTAGCAAATCCACCAACATTAAATTATTTGATTAATAATTTTCCCACATTACAAATTAGTGCGGCTCAACAAAATATTGGTTTACTTGAAAATCAAGCAGGTAACAGCGAAATTGGTCATTTAACAATTGGTGCGGGCCGTATCATTTTAAATGATAATGCAAATATTAATAATTATATGAAATCCGTTGATTATGAAAGTGCAGTTTTAAGCAATATTAAAAATGAAATTGTTCATATTGTTGGCATGTATTCGAATGGTTTAGTACATAGTAATTATGAACATATTCATTGAATTATTAAACAAATAATTAAAAACAATAATCAGGTTGTTTTACATTTAATTTCTGATGGACGAGATGACTATCCTTATGGTTTTGCTCAATTCATTGAACAAATTAATGCCTTAAAAAAACAATATAATATTATTGTAAAGAGTCTAAGTGGGCGTTATTTTGCAATGGATCGTGATCAGCGATGAGAACGTACCCAAAAAGCATTTAATGCAATGTTTGTTAAGCAAGATAAAATATGTGAAAAAACATTTTTAGAGGTTGCACAATCAATCGCAAATTCTTATAAAAGTGATGAATTTGTTCAACCTGTAGTTTTTAATGATGATGAAAAATATAATTTAAAACCACATCAAAAAGTGATTTTAGCAAACTATCGTTCAGATCGTATGCGCCAGTTAGCACACTTACTTAAACCTAACAAAAAATTTCATTACAATAATCCGTTTTTAGTTCAAGATGTTAATTTAATTACTTTAGTACCATTCCCTGATGTTGATGCAATAGCTTTATTTGAGAAGCAAAATTTAAATAACACTTTAGGTGATGTTTTTAATAAACACCAAATAAAAGAAGCTCGAATTGCAGAAACAGAAAAATATGCCCATATATCTTTTTTCTTTGATGGCGGTGTTAATAAATATTATTCGACAAAAACACAATATTTGATTCCTTCGCAAAAAGTTGCTACTTATGATTTATGTCCCCAAATGTCAGCACATTTAATTACGAAAACTATTATCGATCATTATTTCGATCATGATGTTTTTATTGTTAATTATGCAAATCCTGATATGGTTGGTCATAGCGGCAATATGCAGCAAACAATTGAAGCAATTCTAAGTGTTGACCATGAAATTCGAAAATTATATGATTTTTTTGAAAAGAATAATGGTGTGTTGATGATTACAGGTGATCATGGAAATGCTGAAATGATGCTTGATGATCAAAAACAAGTAATTACTTCTCACAGTGTTAATGATGTTTGGTTTATTATCACAGATAATAAAGTTATTTTAAATTCGACACAAAAATTTAGTTTAGCAAATATTGCTCCAACTATTTTGGAATATTTAAATATCGCTCAACCAATTCAAATGACAGCAACGAGTATGATAAAAAAGATTTGTGAATAG
- the eno gene encoding phosphopyruvate hydratase, whose product MKIINLLAYQILDSRGQPTVAVKLFLENDQSVIAMVPSGASTGAKEALELRDGDVNYFFNKSVKLAIQNINNIIRPHLINKNVLNFFELDNLLINLDGTENKSKLGANALLGVSIAIVKAGAIAASKPLYQYIKEDLMHNYDVNYYAPIPLMNFINGGAHADNDLDIQEFMIVPLNAISFSQAIQIGSEIFHQLDKLLKSNHLSTTKGDEGGFAPMLKNNYVTLELLVHAIKKAHYLPSKTQGVCLALDVAASELYENGKYFFKKSSSHNITLEQTSFSSDEWIKYWSKLVSMFPIISIEDCFEENDWNSFALFLKNNPHIQVVGDDLYCTNLKYLQKGIDFKATNAILIKPNQIGTISETLDVIKFAQKNNINTIISHRSGETEDTFIADLAIGVGAGQIKTGSLSRSERIAKYNRILEIEQELKDKLIYEPSKFFKFR is encoded by the coding sequence ATGAAAATAATTAATTTATTAGCTTATCAAATTCTTGATTCGCGCGGCCAACCAACAGTAGCTGTTAAATTATTTTTAGAGAACGATCAAAGTGTAATTGCAATGGTTCCATCAGGCGCTTCCACTGGAGCAAAGGAAGCATTAGAATTAAGAGATGGTGATGTAAATTATTTTTTTAATAAGTCTGTTAAATTAGCAATTCAAAATATTAATAATATTATTCGCCCTCATCTAATTAATAAAAATGTTTTAAATTTTTTTGAATTAGATAATTTATTAATTAATCTAGATGGTACTGAAAATAAAAGTAAATTAGGTGCTAATGCTTTATTAGGTGTTTCTATAGCGATTGTTAAAGCGGGAGCAATAGCCGCTTCTAAACCTTTATATCAATATATTAAAGAAGACTTAATGCATAATTATGATGTAAACTATTATGCTCCAATTCCGTTAATGAATTTTATTAATGGTGGGGCTCACGCAGATAATGATTTAGATATTCAAGAATTTATGATTGTTCCATTAAATGCAATTTCATTTTCTCAAGCGATTCAAATTGGATCAGAAATTTTTCATCAATTAGATAAACTTTTAAAAAGCAATCATTTAAGTACAACAAAGGGTGATGAAGGCGGTTTTGCTCCAATGTTAAAAAATAATTATGTGACTTTAGAACTATTAGTTCATGCTATTAAAAAAGCACATTACCTTCCTTCAAAAACACAAGGAGTTTGTCTTGCCTTAGATGTCGCAGCTTCTGAATTGTATGAAAACGGAAAATATTTTTTTAAAAAGTCTTCATCTCATAACATTACTCTTGAACAAACATCATTCAGTAGTGATGAATGAATAAAGTATTGAAGTAAATTAGTATCTATGTTTCCTATCATTTCGATCGAGGATTGTTTTGAGGAAAACGATTGAAATAGTTTTGCGTTATTTTTAAAAAATAACCCACACATTCAAGTGGTTGGTGATGATTTATATTGCACAAACTTAAAGTATCTACAAAAAGGAATTGATTTTAAAGCAACAAATGCTATTTTAATTAAACCTAATCAAATTGGTACAATTAGTGAAACGTTAGATGTTATTAAATTTGCACAAAAAAACAATATTAATACTATCATTTCGCATCGCTCTGGCGAAACTGAAGACACTTTTATTGCAGATTTAGCGATTGGTGTAGGTGCTGGGCAAATTAAAACAGGTTCATTATCACGTTCTGAACGGATAGCGAAGTATAATCGTATTTTAGAAATCGAACAAGAATTAAAGGATAAATTAATTTATGAACCAAGTAAATTTTTTAAATTTAGATAA
- a CDS encoding 6-phosphofructokinase: MNQVNFLNLDKNILIITSGGDAPGMNASLISLIHRLMNNNFNVFIGIEGLLGLYNNLIEPIKDKRVFDVYFNEQGTVIKTSRFIKLDINDKKTQIIKDNLLSHNIQKIIILGGQGSMQAGLVLTKMGFEVFGILHTIDNDFSETQMCIGALSAASFNQKLLKCLNYTAKAHCAFNLVELMGRECSWLVNNSVGKLKPILMLTNQDNKYTVDEVIDLIKDKINSIKEYDPLIIVQELIYDQKWYELLVKTFEQKLHKSLRITILNYLQRGAPVSDFDLQLAKDSANVLVDFIVNQNDIKNTNNMYVVINKFDNKLEVIKFNK; encoded by the coding sequence ATGAACCAAGTAAATTTTTTAAATTTAGATAAAAATATTTTAATTATTACTTCAGGTGGTGATGCACCGGGTATGAATGCTTCATTAATTTCATTAATCCATAGATTAATGAATAATAATTTTAATGTTTTTATAGGAATTGAAGGATTATTAGGACTGTACAATAATTTAATTGAACCAATTAAAGATAAACGTGTTTTTGATGTTTATTTTAACGAGCAAGGAACAGTCATTAAGACAAGTAGATTTATTAAATTAGATATTAATGATAAAAAAACACAAATTATTAAAGATAATTTATTAAGTCATAATATTCAAAAAATTATTATCTTAGGCGGCCAAGGTAGTATGCAAGCTGGTTTAGTGTTAACAAAAATGGGCTTTGAAGTCTTTGGAATATTACACACTATTGATAATGATTTTAGTGAAACACAAATGTGTATAGGGGCCTTAAGTGCTGCTTCTTTTAATCAAAAATTATTAAAGTGCCTAAATTACACAGCAAAAGCTCATTGTGCTTTTAATTTAGTTGAGCTTATGGGTCGTGAATGTTCATGATTAGTCAATAATAGTGTTGGTAAATTAAAACCTATTTTAATGTTAACTAATCAAGATAATAAATATACTGTTGATGAAGTAATAGATTTAATTAAAGATAAAATAAACTCAATAAAAGAATACGATCCTTTAATCATTGTTCAAGAATTAATCTATGATCAAAAATGATACGAATTATTAGTAAAAACTTTTGAGCAAAAATTACATAAAAGTTTACGAATTACAATTTTAAATTATTTACAACGCGGAGCTCCAGTAAGTGATTTTGATTTACAATTAGCAAAAGATAGTGCGAATGTATTGGTTGATTTTATTGTTAATCAAAATGATATAAAAAACACAAATAATATGTATGTAGTTATTAATAAGTTTGATAATAAGTTAGAAGTTATTAAATTCAATAAATAG